Proteins encoded within one genomic window of Dermatophilus congolensis:
- a CDS encoding Mrp/NBP35 family ATP-binding protein yields the protein MPVPSPEQLMDALSRVEDPEIHRPITELGMVENISVDDAGVVTTTILLTVAGCPLQSTIEKEATEALLALEGVTSVSVTLGVMNDQQRKDLGTKLRGGKTERENPFARPDNLTRIYAIASGKGGVGKSSVTTNLAAAMAKQGLKVGVLDADIYGFSVPRMMGVSYAPTQVDDMIMPPEAHGVKVMSVGMFVPEGQPVVWRGPMLHRAIQQFLADVYWGDLDALLLDLPPGTGDVAISIGQLLPNAEIVVVTTPQSAAAEVAERAGSIAAQTNQRVVGVVENMAWLQMPDGSRNEIFGSGGGATVAASLSAIMGTEVPLLGQVPIDVALREGGDAGAPVAVCAPDSPAGAELTKIATTLATRARGLAGRKLGVSVTPH from the coding sequence ATGCCTGTTCCCTCTCCTGAACAACTCATGGACGCGCTTTCACGCGTCGAAGACCCTGAGATCCACCGCCCGATCACCGAGCTCGGCATGGTCGAGAACATTTCGGTAGATGATGCAGGCGTCGTCACCACCACTATTTTGCTCACCGTGGCGGGATGCCCGTTGCAATCGACGATTGAGAAGGAAGCCACTGAGGCGCTTTTGGCGTTGGAGGGCGTCACTTCGGTGTCGGTGACTTTGGGTGTGATGAATGATCAGCAGCGCAAAGATCTGGGCACCAAGCTGCGTGGTGGCAAAACCGAGCGGGAGAACCCGTTCGCTCGGCCCGATAACTTGACCCGTATTTATGCGATTGCTTCTGGTAAGGGGGGTGTGGGTAAGTCGTCGGTGACGACCAACCTTGCTGCGGCGATGGCTAAGCAGGGCTTAAAGGTTGGTGTGCTCGATGCGGACATTTACGGTTTTTCGGTGCCGCGCATGATGGGGGTTTCTTACGCTCCTACGCAGGTTGATGACATGATCATGCCTCCGGAGGCTCATGGCGTGAAGGTCATGAGTGTGGGCATGTTTGTGCCCGAAGGGCAGCCTGTGGTGTGGCGTGGCCCGATGCTCCACCGCGCTATCCAGCAGTTCCTCGCGGATGTGTACTGGGGTGACCTGGATGCCTTGTTGTTGGATCTTCCTCCGGGTACCGGTGACGTTGCTATTTCGATTGGGCAGCTTCTACCCAACGCTGAGATCGTGGTGGTGACCACGCCGCAGAGCGCCGCGGCTGAGGTGGCTGAGCGTGCTGGGTCAATCGCGGCTCAAACGAATCAGCGGGTTGTGGGCGTCGTTGAGAACATGGCGTGGCTACAGATGCCTGACGGTAGCCGTAATGAGATTTTTGGCTCTGGAGGCGGCGCTACAGTGGCTGCTTCGCTGTCGGCCATTATGGGTACTGAGGTTCCTTTGTTGGGTCAGGTTCCGATTGATGTGGCCCTGCGTGAGGGCGGGGACGCAGGTGCCCCGGTGGCGGTGTGTGCGCCAGATTCTCCTGCCGGTGCAGAGCTAACCAAGATCGCTACCACCTTGGCTACCAGGGCCAGGGGTCTGGCTGGGCGCAAGCTTGGTGTTTCAGTGACGCCTCACTAA
- the ahpF gene encoding alkyl hydroperoxide reductase subunit F translates to MSVLDSTLTASLKQYLEMLEQPIELVATLDDRPKSGEMKDLLNEIAALSDKVTARFDGTNARTPSFDVVRTGTDVSVTFAGLPMGHEFTSLVLALLQVGGRAPKEDEALLNAIAALEGDYEFTTYMSLTCQNCPTVVQALNMMSVVNPRIRHTAVEGSLFQDEIQEKNIMAVPAVYLNGELFDQGRMEAAEILAKIDAEGAAQRSAEALGKVDPVDVLVVGGGPAGVAASIYAARKGIPTALVADRLGGQVNDTMAIENLISVPYTEGPKLSGDLQEHMKQYDVTVVKNQQATKLLPAGEDGYVTVEFGDAALKGKTVILATGARWRKMGIPGEDDYRNKGVSNCPHCDGPLFKGKRIAVVGGGNSGVEAAIDLAGVVEHVTLFEFLPEMKADEVLQRKLRSLDNVDIILNARTSEVLGDGTSVTGLDYEDRETGEIKHVDLQGIFVQIGLLPNTEWLGEAVQMSDRKEIVIDEHGATSVPGVFAAGDCTVAPYKQIVTAFGAGATAALGAFDHLIRTSAPAEA, encoded by the coding sequence GTGTCCGTCCTGGATTCCACACTGACCGCGTCGTTGAAGCAGTACTTGGAGATGTTGGAGCAGCCCATTGAGTTGGTTGCCACGCTCGATGATCGCCCAAAGTCGGGCGAGATGAAGGATCTGCTGAACGAGATCGCAGCGTTGTCTGATAAGGTGACGGCTCGTTTTGATGGTACGAATGCGCGTACGCCCAGCTTTGATGTGGTGCGCACGGGCACGGATGTGTCAGTGACGTTCGCGGGTTTGCCGATGGGGCATGAGTTCACGTCGTTGGTGTTGGCTCTGCTGCAGGTGGGCGGCCGTGCTCCGAAAGAGGACGAGGCGCTCTTGAACGCCATTGCGGCGCTGGAAGGCGACTACGAGTTCACGACATACATGTCGTTGACGTGCCAGAACTGCCCCACGGTGGTGCAGGCGCTGAACATGATGAGTGTGGTGAACCCGCGGATCCGGCACACAGCGGTAGAGGGGTCGCTGTTCCAGGATGAGATCCAAGAGAAGAACATCATGGCCGTGCCGGCTGTGTACCTCAACGGTGAGCTGTTTGATCAGGGCCGCATGGAGGCCGCTGAGATCCTGGCCAAGATTGATGCTGAAGGGGCTGCACAGCGTTCAGCTGAAGCGCTGGGCAAAGTCGATCCAGTTGATGTGCTGGTGGTTGGTGGAGGCCCTGCCGGTGTGGCGGCTTCGATTTATGCTGCACGTAAGGGTATTCCTACGGCTTTGGTTGCTGACCGTTTGGGTGGTCAGGTCAATGACACGATGGCGATCGAGAACCTTATCTCTGTGCCGTACACCGAAGGACCGAAGCTTTCCGGTGACCTGCAGGAGCACATGAAGCAGTATGACGTCACCGTGGTGAAGAACCAGCAGGCAACCAAACTGTTGCCAGCTGGTGAGGACGGCTATGTGACGGTTGAGTTCGGCGATGCTGCGCTGAAGGGCAAGACGGTCATCCTGGCCACGGGAGCTCGGTGGCGCAAGATGGGCATTCCTGGTGAGGATGACTACCGCAACAAGGGTGTTTCTAACTGCCCGCACTGTGATGGCCCGTTGTTCAAGGGCAAGCGCATCGCAGTTGTTGGTGGGGGTAACTCAGGTGTTGAGGCTGCGATTGACCTGGCTGGTGTCGTTGAGCACGTGACCTTGTTTGAGTTCCTTCCGGAGATGAAGGCTGATGAGGTGCTTCAGCGCAAGCTGCGCAGTTTGGACAACGTCGACATCATTCTTAATGCGCGCACGAGCGAGGTGTTGGGTGATGGCACGTCAGTGACGGGGCTGGACTATGAAGACCGCGAAACTGGCGAGATTAAGCACGTGGACTTGCAGGGAATCTTCGTGCAGATCGGTCTCTTGCCGAACACCGAATGGCTAGGTGAGGCAGTGCAGATGTCTGATCGTAAGGAAATTGTCATCGATGAGCACGGTGCAACGAGCGTGCCAGGTGTGTTCGCTGCCGGTGACTGCACCGTTGCTCCGTACAAGCAGATTGTGACTGCTTTTGGTGCTGGTGCTACTGCTGCGCTGGGTGCTTTCGATCACCTCATTCGCACGAGCGCTCCTGCTGAGGCCTGA
- a CDS encoding Sec-independent protein translocase family protein — translation MLRAGIATKELITINGWEFIIIFVLAMLLIGPERLPGYAAKLREWVRSVQQFADGAKNQLREQMGPEFDDIDWKSYDPRQYDPRRIVREALLETGEQKDTPLEEAVIRTPVRSVTFDPNRPTPFDNEAT, via the coding sequence TTGCTGCGCGCCGGTATAGCCACGAAGGAGCTGATCACCATCAACGGGTGGGAATTCATCATCATCTTCGTGCTAGCCATGCTGCTTATCGGCCCGGAACGCCTGCCAGGCTATGCCGCGAAACTACGTGAATGGGTTCGTTCGGTGCAGCAGTTCGCTGATGGGGCGAAAAACCAGCTGCGTGAGCAAATGGGCCCAGAGTTCGATGACATCGACTGGAAAAGCTACGACCCACGCCAATACGACCCGCGCCGTATCGTGCGTGAAGCCCTCCTAGAGACCGGTGAGCAGAAAGACACCCCGCTCGAAGAAGCCGTGATCCGCACTCCAGTGCGTTCAGTGACTTTCGACCCGAATCGCCCCACACCCTTCGATAACGAAGCCACATAA
- a CDS encoding DUF3117 domain-containing protein, with protein MAAMKPRTGDGPLEVAKEGRGIVLRMPIEGGGRLVVEMTADEAASLGVAIRDCAEVPFE; from the coding sequence ATGGCCGCTATGAAGCCCCGCACCGGCGACGGACCGTTGGAAGTTGCCAAGGAAGGTCGTGGCATTGTCCTTCGTATGCCGATCGAGGGTGGCGGACGCCTTGTCGTTGAGATGACTGCCGATGAGGCTGCTTCGCTCGGTGTGGCCATCCGTGACTGTGCGGAAGTGCCGTTCGAGTGA
- the dapD gene encoding 2,3,4,5-tetrahydropyridine-2,6-dicarboxylate N-succinyltransferase — translation MTSRSAWGWGLATVTDDTTKTPGRVLDTWFPTPALGTPTEDPAPAELTALESSDPARSVTTRTIKVEIDLDAPPADTPDAYLRLHLLSHRLVEPNSINLEGIFAALPNVVWTNHGPCEPENFETTRLRLRARGPVHVHSIDKFPRMTDYVVPSGVRIGDADRIRLGAHLAAGTTVMHEGFVNFNAGTLGNSMVEGRISQGVIVEDGSDIGGGASTMGTLSGGGTQRVRIGKRCLVGAEAGAGIALGNDCVIEAGLYVTAGTKVTLEDGRIVKARDLSGVEGLLFFRDSTDGAVKAKVRKGDGIALNEALHAND, via the coding sequence ATGACTTCGCGATCCGCATGGGGATGGGGCCTAGCCACAGTCACCGACGACACGACCAAAACACCCGGACGCGTCCTCGACACGTGGTTCCCAACCCCCGCCCTCGGCACCCCCACCGAAGACCCCGCACCTGCTGAGCTCACCGCACTTGAAAGCAGCGACCCAGCACGCAGCGTCACCACCCGCACCATCAAGGTAGAAATCGATCTCGACGCCCCACCCGCCGACACCCCCGACGCCTACCTACGCCTACACCTCCTTTCACACCGCCTAGTAGAACCAAACAGCATCAACCTCGAAGGCATCTTCGCAGCCCTGCCCAACGTGGTCTGGACAAACCACGGCCCCTGCGAACCCGAAAACTTCGAAACCACCCGCCTACGCCTCCGCGCACGCGGCCCCGTACACGTCCACAGCATCGACAAATTCCCCCGCATGACCGACTACGTCGTGCCCTCCGGAGTACGCATCGGCGACGCCGACCGCATCCGACTCGGCGCCCACCTCGCCGCCGGAACCACCGTCATGCACGAAGGATTCGTCAACTTCAACGCTGGTACCCTCGGCAACTCCATGGTCGAAGGCCGCATCAGCCAAGGCGTCATCGTCGAAGACGGCTCCGACATCGGCGGCGGCGCATCCACCATGGGTACCCTCTCCGGCGGCGGAACCCAACGTGTCCGCATCGGAAAACGCTGCCTCGTCGGCGCCGAAGCCGGCGCGGGCATCGCACTAGGCAACGACTGCGTCATCGAAGCAGGTCTCTACGTCACCGCAGGAACCAAGGTCACCCTCGAAGACGGTCGCATCGTCAAAGCCCGAGACCTCTCCGGCGTCGAAGGACTCCTCTTCTTCCGTGACTCCACCGATGGCGCTGTGAAGGCAAAAGTCCGCAAAGGTGACGGAATTGCTCTTAACGAAGCGCTACATGCCAACGACTAA
- the dapC gene encoding succinyldiaminopimelate transaminase, translating into MTDSSGQLVGVQNLPDFPWDSLVPYRKRASEHVGGLVDLSVGTPVDATPRVVQEALIAAADAPGYPLTYGSGEVRQAVATWFARRRNVPDLDPEAVLPLVGSKELVAWLPTQLGLGPGDVVAFPSLAYPSYDVGARLAGAASVTVDDVAAFDPAELGQMPRLLWVNSPGNPTGKVAAVEQLAALVRWAREHGVIVASDECYAELDWRTPAVGGPTEPGQPATVPSILDPRVCGGSHEGLLAVYSLSKQSNMAGYRAGFLAGDVKIVKALLEVRKHSGMIMPAPVQAAMAAALADDAHVDAQREIYRARRAVLLPAVEAFGFTVDDSEAGLYVWARRSGDCWEDVSALAERGVVVAPGAFYGPAGAGHVRIALTATDERIAAAAARLC; encoded by the coding sequence ATGACTGACTCTTCGGGTCAGCTTGTGGGAGTTCAGAATCTTCCAGACTTCCCGTGGGATTCGTTGGTTCCGTACCGGAAACGCGCTAGTGAGCACGTAGGTGGGTTGGTGGATTTGTCGGTGGGAACACCGGTGGATGCGACCCCGCGAGTTGTGCAGGAGGCGCTTATCGCTGCTGCGGATGCTCCGGGGTATCCGCTCACCTATGGCTCTGGTGAGGTACGACAGGCTGTTGCGACGTGGTTTGCTCGGCGCCGGAATGTTCCTGATCTTGATCCGGAGGCGGTTTTGCCTCTGGTTGGGAGTAAGGAACTGGTTGCGTGGCTGCCTACTCAACTTGGCCTGGGCCCGGGGGATGTTGTTGCATTTCCGTCGTTGGCGTACCCGAGCTACGACGTCGGTGCTCGGTTAGCTGGTGCTGCTTCGGTCACTGTGGATGATGTGGCTGCTTTTGACCCGGCTGAGTTAGGGCAAATGCCCCGCCTTTTGTGGGTGAATTCACCAGGCAATCCCACGGGCAAGGTTGCTGCTGTTGAGCAGTTGGCCGCGCTGGTTAGGTGGGCGCGGGAGCATGGTGTGATTGTTGCCAGCGATGAGTGCTACGCCGAGTTGGATTGGCGAACTCCAGCTGTCGGTGGTCCTACGGAGCCGGGACAGCCAGCTACGGTCCCGAGCATCCTCGATCCGAGGGTGTGCGGTGGCAGTCATGAGGGGCTTTTGGCTGTGTATTCGCTGTCGAAGCAGTCCAATATGGCTGGTTATCGAGCTGGTTTTCTTGCTGGCGATGTGAAAATCGTCAAGGCGTTGCTGGAGGTGCGTAAGCATTCGGGCATGATCATGCCTGCTCCGGTGCAGGCTGCTATGGCAGCAGCTTTGGCAGATGATGCGCATGTGGATGCGCAGCGTGAGATTTACCGTGCACGTCGTGCCGTGTTGTTACCTGCGGTCGAGGCGTTCGGGTTCACTGTTGATGACTCCGAGGCGGGGTTGTATGTGTGGGCTCGTCGTAGCGGTGACTGTTGGGAAGATGTGTCTGCGTTGGCTGAGCGCGGAGTGGTTGTGGCTCCGGGGGCGTTTTATGGGCCTGCCGGCGCTGGCCATGTGCGGATTGCGTTGACTGCCACAGATGAGCGTATTGCTGCCGCGGCTGCGCGGTTGTGTTGA
- a CDS encoding DivIVA domain-containing protein, whose translation MIVLLVVSVIVLLGAAVAAVLGRWGRGDLCMPPPVSSAGGWAAAGEGPLTRADLDGVRFDTAVRGYRMDQVDALLERVRMSLDDAAHRPSVNTEGAGVGGDAYPGTASQDPEASRVGSLHRFPRVSSSSEGAPVTTDAERAERGEKE comes from the coding sequence GTGATCGTTTTACTTGTGGTGTCGGTCATTGTTCTTTTGGGTGCTGCGGTTGCTGCGGTGCTCGGTAGATGGGGCAGGGGTGATCTATGTATGCCTCCTCCGGTGTCTTCAGCTGGGGGATGGGCCGCGGCAGGGGAGGGACCGTTGACGCGTGCGGATCTTGATGGTGTGCGGTTTGATACGGCTGTTCGTGGCTATCGCATGGATCAGGTGGATGCGTTGTTGGAGCGGGTTCGGATGTCTTTGGACGATGCCGCGCACAGGCCATCGGTGAACACAGAGGGCGCTGGTGTGGGTGGTGACGCCTATCCTGGTACGGCGTCCCAGGACCCTGAGGCGTCTCGTGTGGGTAGTCTGCACCGTTTTCCGCGCGTCTCTTCTTCGTCGGAGGGAGCGCCTGTAACCACTGATGCTGAGCGCGCCGAGCGCGGAGAAAAGGAGTAG
- the dapE gene encoding succinyl-diaminopimelate desuccinylase: MTSPRLDPAADVVALTAAVCDVGSESGCEGPLADAVEELLRSAGHLEVSRFGNVVVARTDLGRDERVILAGHLDTVPAAEGPFGWNVPTKRVPAQQSGSGVEELWGRGTVDMLGGVAVQLRVALDVPEPNRDVTFVFYDNEEVAAPLNGLGHVVADHPELLVGDFAVLLEPTSVAVEGGCKGTLRCEVVVPGVAAHSGRPWMGVNAIHRASEVLDALASFEVRTVDVDGLTYHEGLSAVGVRGGTAGNVVPDECVVTVNYRFAPDLSGAQAQERMRELFAPFEVRVTDLAEGARPGLDSQVARGFVESVVGCSWDEVVSRGLVAGGAAGVDPLGASSLLVRAKEGWTDVARFSALGVPAVNFGPGNPLLAHKADEHAPVEDYRRALAALCRWLGQ; this comes from the coding sequence ATGACTTCTCCTCGTTTGGATCCTGCTGCTGATGTTGTTGCGTTGACTGCTGCGGTGTGTGATGTGGGCTCTGAGAGTGGGTGCGAGGGGCCGTTGGCGGATGCAGTGGAGGAGTTGTTGCGTTCGGCGGGGCATTTGGAAGTGTCGCGGTTTGGGAACGTGGTGGTGGCTCGTACGGATTTGGGTCGGGATGAGCGGGTGATTTTGGCGGGGCATCTAGATACGGTGCCGGCGGCTGAGGGGCCGTTTGGGTGGAATGTGCCGACGAAGAGGGTGCCTGCTCAACAGTCGGGTAGTGGCGTGGAGGAGTTGTGGGGGCGCGGAACGGTGGACATGCTCGGTGGGGTGGCGGTGCAGTTGCGGGTGGCATTGGATGTGCCTGAGCCCAATAGGGATGTGACGTTTGTTTTTTATGACAATGAAGAGGTGGCTGCTCCGCTGAATGGGTTGGGGCATGTGGTGGCGGATCATCCGGAGTTGTTGGTGGGGGATTTTGCGGTGTTGTTGGAGCCGACGTCGGTCGCGGTGGAGGGTGGTTGTAAGGGGACGTTGCGTTGTGAGGTGGTGGTTCCGGGGGTGGCGGCGCATTCGGGGCGTCCGTGGATGGGTGTGAATGCTATTCATCGGGCGTCGGAGGTTTTGGATGCGTTGGCTTCGTTTGAGGTTAGGACTGTTGATGTTGATGGGTTGACGTATCACGAGGGTTTGTCTGCGGTGGGTGTGCGTGGTGGCACGGCTGGGAACGTGGTGCCAGATGAGTGTGTGGTGACGGTGAATTACCGGTTTGCGCCGGATTTGTCTGGGGCGCAGGCGCAGGAGCGGATGCGTGAGTTGTTTGCGCCGTTTGAGGTGCGGGTGACTGATCTTGCTGAGGGGGCTCGGCCGGGGTTGGATTCGCAGGTTGCTCGGGGGTTTGTTGAGTCGGTGGTGGGTTGTTCGTGGGATGAGGTGGTTTCGCGGGGGTTGGTTGCTGGTGGTGCTGCGGGGGTAGATCCGTTGGGTGCTTCGTCGTTGTTAGTGCGGGCTAAGGAGGGGTGGACGGATGTGGCGCGGTTTTCGGCGTTGGGTGTTCCTGCGGTGAATTTTGGTCCGGGTAATCCATTGTTGGCGCATAAGGCTGATGAGCATGCGCCGGTGGAGGACTATCGCAGGGCGTTGGCTGCTTTGTGTCGGTGGTTGGGGCAGTGA
- a CDS encoding DUF1003 domain-containing protein: MAEQKRTARLDQPQEIRAAWLRRPKMFREGSFGVAAEGFARFMGTPQFLVWMTIFCAVWLAWNTFMPEEVQFDPRSLNYTLLTLILSLQASYAAPLLLLAQNRQDDRDRVIAEQDRARDERNLADTEYLTREVASLRMALGETVTRDYLRSELRDLLEEIRSLDDEECESVHRRKKRKTGKRPGVAPSENSHGHEQLSDEERG; encoded by the coding sequence ATGGCTGAGCAGAAGCGAACGGCCCGTCTGGACCAGCCGCAGGAGATCCGTGCCGCGTGGCTGCGTCGTCCGAAGATGTTTCGTGAGGGCTCTTTTGGTGTCGCTGCGGAGGGGTTTGCTCGGTTTATGGGCACTCCGCAGTTCCTTGTGTGGATGACGATTTTTTGTGCGGTGTGGCTGGCGTGGAACACGTTTATGCCTGAGGAAGTGCAGTTTGATCCGCGCTCTTTGAACTACACGTTGTTGACGCTTATTTTGTCGCTGCAGGCTTCGTATGCTGCGCCGTTGCTGCTTTTAGCTCAGAATCGCCAGGATGACCGGGACCGGGTTATTGCTGAGCAGGACCGTGCCCGTGACGAACGCAACCTTGCCGACACTGAGTATTTGACTCGGGAGGTCGCTTCGCTTCGGATGGCTTTGGGTGAGACGGTAACTCGTGATTATCTGCGCTCCGAGCTGCGTGATCTTCTTGAAGAAATCCGCAGCTTGGATGATGAGGAGTGCGAGAGCGTTCACCGTCGCAAGAAGCGGAAAACGGGTAAGCGTCCTGGTGTTGCGCCCTCGGAGAACTCTCATGGGCATGAGCAGCTCAGTGATGAGGAGCGTGGGTGA
- a CDS encoding LysR substrate-binding domain-containing protein, which translates to MNIRDLEYLVALYEQRHFGRAAAACYVSQPTLSMQIKKLESYLGVSLIERSSRSVLFTATGEAVVERARSVLGEVRDIEVLAKRARNPRSGSVKLGVFPTLGPYLLPHVVRQLSEALPEVELLLVEEKTADLVAGLLSGSLDAIVVASPVPPDETGLVVSALFTEPFDLAVPAGHRFAEGAVPSVSDALADEDVLLLEDGHCLRDQALEVCHSVGAQERAGFRATSLETLRYMVASGVGVTLLPRLATLSPVPVTPGLSVRPFAGQGPSRSIVLARRASSTNGELVEEIAEVVRREVGKVLGQAAADV; encoded by the coding sequence ATGAACATCCGAGATCTTGAGTACTTGGTGGCGTTGTATGAGCAGCGTCATTTCGGGCGTGCTGCTGCTGCGTGCTACGTGAGTCAGCCGACGTTGTCGATGCAGATCAAGAAGCTAGAGAGCTACTTAGGTGTTTCTCTTATCGAGAGGTCGAGCCGGTCGGTGTTGTTCACGGCCACGGGGGAGGCGGTGGTTGAGCGGGCTCGTAGCGTCTTGGGTGAGGTGCGGGATATTGAAGTGCTTGCTAAGCGTGCCCGTAACCCGCGGTCGGGAAGTGTGAAGTTGGGTGTGTTCCCGACGTTGGGGCCGTATTTGCTTCCGCATGTGGTGCGGCAGCTGAGCGAGGCGCTTCCTGAGGTTGAGTTGTTACTGGTGGAGGAGAAGACCGCGGATTTGGTAGCGGGTTTGTTGTCGGGGTCTTTGGACGCGATTGTTGTTGCTTCTCCTGTACCGCCGGATGAGACGGGGCTGGTGGTGTCTGCGTTGTTCACTGAGCCTTTTGATCTTGCTGTTCCGGCGGGGCATCGTTTCGCTGAGGGTGCGGTCCCCAGTGTGAGTGATGCGCTGGCTGATGAAGATGTGTTGCTGCTTGAGGATGGGCATTGTCTGCGCGATCAGGCGTTGGAGGTGTGTCATTCGGTGGGGGCCCAGGAGCGTGCTGGGTTCCGTGCCACGAGTTTGGAGACGTTGCGGTACATGGTGGCTTCGGGGGTGGGGGTGACGTTGCTGCCGCGGTTGGCGACGTTGTCGCCCGTTCCGGTGACGCCAGGGTTGTCGGTGCGTCCGTTTGCAGGGCAGGGGCCCTCGCGTTCGATTGTGTTGGCTCGTCGTGCCTCGTCGACCAATGGTGAGTTGGTTGAGGAGATTGCTGAGGTTGTGCGCCGTGAGGTGGGGAAGGTGTTGGGGCAGGCCGCGGCGGATGTGTGA
- the sigE gene encoding RNA polymerase sigma factor SigE, translating into MHAAPSWEEIVETHSARVYRLAYRLTGNPHDAEDLTHDTFVRVFRYLDSYRPGTFEGWLHRITTNLFLDRMRRKQRIRFDALSEESAARLPAHGGGPEQAWDQHHFDDDVQRALESLAPDFRAAVVLCDIEGLSYEEIADVLGIKLGTVRSRIHRGRARLREELAHRAPKAERSRATRMPEVQPAL; encoded by the coding sequence GTGCACGCCGCGCCGTCTTGGGAAGAGATCGTCGAGACTCACTCGGCGCGCGTGTATCGACTCGCCTACCGTTTGACCGGTAATCCGCATGATGCTGAGGACCTCACACACGACACATTCGTGCGGGTGTTCCGTTACCTGGATTCCTACCGCCCGGGCACCTTTGAGGGATGGCTGCACCGGATTACCACGAACCTGTTCCTTGACCGGATGCGCCGCAAACAGCGGATACGTTTCGATGCGTTGTCTGAAGAGTCTGCCGCGCGGCTTCCCGCGCACGGCGGCGGGCCCGAGCAGGCATGGGATCAGCATCATTTCGATGACGACGTGCAGCGGGCGCTAGAGTCCTTGGCTCCTGATTTCCGTGCTGCTGTCGTGTTGTGCGACATCGAGGGCTTGTCCTACGAAGAAATCGCCGATGTTCTGGGCATTAAGCTCGGTACCGTCCGTTCACGGATCCACCGAGGGCGTGCCCGGTTGCGTGAAGAGTTGGCGCACCGCGCACCTAAAGCGGAGCGTTCCCGAGCCACGCGCATGCCCGAGGTACAGCCTGCGCTGTGA
- a CDS encoding O-methyltransferase, whose translation MSAQKPASWVYTEEFISDLPVMDAARRRGHELGATPVSPGVGATLRVLAAAAKTRTAVEIGSGAGVSGLYLLQGMPADGVLTTIERNMECHKAARTTFRAAGIPTQHTRAINGDALDMLPRLADRGYDLVFIDGDETEYADYVSQAVRLLRPGGLLVIDDMLWHDRVSDPAARDETTVNLRDLGKELRDDDNLEVALLPVGGGLLVGTRR comes from the coding sequence ATGAGCGCGCAGAAGCCAGCAAGTTGGGTGTACACGGAAGAATTCATCTCCGACCTGCCCGTCATGGACGCTGCGCGGCGCCGCGGACACGAACTGGGTGCCACGCCCGTCTCCCCCGGTGTCGGCGCCACCTTGCGTGTTCTCGCTGCAGCGGCGAAAACACGCACCGCCGTAGAAATCGGCAGCGGCGCCGGAGTTTCCGGGCTTTATCTACTCCAAGGCATGCCTGCCGACGGAGTGCTCACCACCATTGAACGCAACATGGAATGTCATAAAGCTGCCCGAACAACGTTCCGAGCCGCAGGCATCCCGACCCAACACACTCGTGCCATCAACGGAGATGCCCTTGACATGCTCCCTCGTCTAGCCGACCGCGGCTACGACCTGGTGTTCATCGACGGAGACGAAACCGAATACGCGGACTATGTGAGCCAAGCTGTGCGGCTGCTACGCCCCGGAGGGCTCCTGGTCATTGATGACATGCTTTGGCACGATCGGGTCTCAGACCCGGCCGCCCGTGATGAAACCACCGTAAACCTGCGCGACCTGGGTAAAGAGCTCCGCGACGACGACAACCTTGAAGTCGCTCTTCTACCTGTCGGGGGCGGGCTGCTCGTAGGCACTCGCCGCTGA
- the ahpC gene encoding alkyl hydroperoxide reductase subunit C yields MSVLNTKILPFETTAFRNGEFVEVSDKDVLGKWSVFFFYPADFTFVCPTELGDMADHYEELQKLDVEVYSVSTDSHFVHKAWHEASETIGKIKYFMLGDRNGVITNNFENMREGDNVADRGTFLVDPDGVIQYLEITPEGVGREAEQLIRKIKAAQYVRKHPNEVCPAKWEEGESTLAPSIDLVGKI; encoded by the coding sequence ATGTCCGTCCTGAACACCAAGATCCTCCCTTTCGAGACCACTGCGTTCCGTAACGGTGAGTTCGTCGAGGTTTCCGACAAAGACGTTCTCGGCAAGTGGTCCGTGTTCTTCTTCTACCCGGCAGACTTCACCTTTGTCTGCCCCACCGAGCTCGGTGACATGGCTGACCACTACGAAGAGCTGCAGAAGCTCGACGTCGAGGTCTACTCCGTTTCTACGGACAGCCACTTCGTGCACAAGGCTTGGCACGAGGCTTCCGAGACGATCGGCAAGATCAAGTACTTCATGTTGGGTGACCGCAACGGTGTCATCACCAACAACTTCGAGAACATGCGTGAAGGTGACAACGTCGCCGACCGCGGCACGTTCCTCGTTGACCCCGACGGTGTCATCCAGTACTTGGAGATCACCCCGGAGGGCGTGGGGCGCGAGGCCGAGCAGCTGATCCGCAAGATCAAGGCTGCCCAGTACGTGCGTAAGCACCCCAACGAGGTGTGCCCCGCTAAGTGGGAAGAGGGCGAGAGCACCTTGGCTCCCTCGATCGACCTCGTGGGCAAGATCTGA